tttggaaaaaggaactaaatcatgcaccatttttggccctctggcggcaaaaatgtgaactaaaatctcaacgttcgatcagcgccatctggttttggaaaaaggaactaaatcgttaaaaaatttaaatttaaaattatttttcaagagactttacttacctttacttacctttacttacctttacacGAACCAGTGGCCATaagtataatatttataatatatttattataagggttgaaaggaTACAAGAGGTGCAGGGAGAATTCAGGAGTGGAAGGGATACAGAAATACAAAGggtacagagatgtaagggatgccgAGGTATAAGGAATGCCGGCATATACGAGATGTAGGAATGTAAGGAAAGCAGAGatgggggaaatcttgcataagaacCCCCACCGACCCCTGGGGGAATATCAGATTCCTATTGACTAAAACCCCATGGCGACCGACACTGGTGCTAATCAAGTGGTCATCATTCAACGAACGTAATTCACGCAAATAATCTTTACTgtgaatttttaacaaaaatttgatgcTCGGTCGATACTGTGGTACATACTATCATTTCCGCGTTATTAAAAGGAAGGATGATAGGGAAacaattgtaataataaaaatatcttttattatattaaataatacatgtTCATAATTGATtacaatgaatattacattcagattaattaataataaaatcaatataGAGTAATTACACTATGTATAATATACAGTTATGCACAGTTGCGACTTATATACAATGTAAGTTACTTAAACTTACGAgtttaacatattttttttaattaaggaaAGTATTAAGAATCATTCGATTAGAAACTtcaaataatgtaatatttattttatatttcaaattgtactttcaaaatttaataattgctTAACAACTTGcaaaaaaaatgaagcaaaTTCAGTGATATTAcatgttaaataattttaataaagaacAAAAACAAAATACGTTTTCAGGACAATTTTACGTATATTACAACACCCGGTCATATTTACATGTCTTAAATAAGGATCCTACTTAGTTCAGCCTCTTTTTGCCATGATATACATGTTATATTAATCAGGGTCATCATCTAAATTGAAAATGTCAGTAACGAATATTGAACGAGATCATACCAAACTTAACAAAACATCCCATAAAGTCACTATTTCGTGGAATTGctattcattcattttatcATAATTATCTATTTTAACTACAATATCTACAATTGAATTGACTAAACAGAGAAACTTTCTCCACATCCACAAGTTCCTTTAATATTTGGgttgttgaaaataaattcagaacttaatttattttctacataGTCCATTTCAGTACCTAAAAGAGACAATTGTGCCTTTTTGTCGATTATAATACGAACACCATCTTGAACAACTTCCTCGTCAAGTTTAGATTTGTCTGTGGCATAATCAAGAGTGTAACTAAGCCCGTTACATCCTCGTTGTTTCACACTTACTTTTAGTCCGATCTGAAAcatgaattaatatttctattcaATATCTAATTTCGACAATTATTTATAACCTATGTAGTTTCGTAAGCAGTATTCTTATAATTATGCTGTAATGATTTCACATTTTCAATTGACGAAGTGCCAAACattattataatgaaaaaatgatatatgtaaatagttccattaaaaaaattctagatAACGTTGGATTTACtagtaaagaaaattattttctacattgTACAGTTTCAAAGatagtataatattttacgatattgatattaaaaataacttAGAAAAAAATGCATGGTCATTCTTCCTGAGCACCTCTATGGGGTGGGGTGGGTGGAAGCCCATAAACTTGAGAAGGTCTATAGAGAGGAAGAGGTCATTGCCATTTTCATTGGGGAAGCTTACCATGCTTGATACTGTACATGCATGCATTTATTTCATATCACAAGATCCTATTTATATATCAAAAGATGTTCAAATTGAATGTATTACATTCACTCACATATTTGCTTTTATCTTTCAGCAACTCCTTAATTTTTTTCACTGCATTTGGTGTCTGTAACAAAATGATCATGAAgcataaattattaatgtaactgtgctattaaataaatataatacaaatataGTTTAAAAACTAGCAAGAAATTATTCTGATATTTTTCTCTAACATATTGTAATTTGTAGTTTTAATCAACAAGTGCATTAAGTTTTTTTACATACTACCTTTTATAGatttcatttatattgtatatagATCTGCatgttttaagacaaatgatcaaattctattattGAATTAATATATAGCTAAACTCGACTAAAAATATTACACAGTAACTTACAAGGTGATAAGaccaattatattttttataattaatcctaaattataaatatttgtccaaattatgataaaatttatagatACTTCtctaaatattaatataaattggAACCTAAccttaatttgtttaattcgCAAATGTTACTTGTCTGTGTCGTAAAATTAACCAACATTATACAACAATAATTTAGAGCTACCAGATCTACATTAATCAATCATCCACTCACTAAAGTAAGAGCTGCTCTTGTAGCGAGTATTTTTCTGCCTTTAATAGCACGCACTGTTGCTGTTGCAATCACAGAAGAAGCCATATTAAATCCAGTAAAAATACTGCAAACAAATCAAAATGCATTGATAAAAGTTATTCTTGAAGTCTCTAATTCTTTAAGAAAGTATACTTGATGTAACAATTACTGTCTCGATAATGTCTTGCACTTACCGCTAGAGGACTATGCTGCTCTGCTTAATTAACATCTGCTGTTCTATTCTATTAGTTAATATTTTTAGACATTTACTTAGagttcaatatattttttaaataccttTGAACATTTTTCATTCTCCAGTTCATTTCACAAGAGTATCATCCGTGCTTCGGGATCCCTAATATCCCAAAATGATATTTTGTCGGTGCACAGTGAGAATCGGAGGGGTCCCTGATACCCCAACTCCAACTCCAAAATTTTACCTATAAAGGGTTGGCGTATTTGGGGGACTTATCTGTCCCCATATTGCCCAACGAAAATTAGCGTCCACGCGCTTAGGGAACTCCCGCGCATTCTTGAATTATTCTTATTCTGCTTCTTTGTACATAATCTTACTTTCCTtctatttttatctttatcgTTACTATCATTCTAATATAATCTCCTTGCCTTCCGTCTAAGCCTTCTTCTCCTCGGtgtatatgtgtgtgtgtgtgcatGTGTAAATGTGTGTATGTTTTGTGTgaccccttttagtcgcctcttacgacaggcaggggataccgtggccgtattctaagccccccgagccacagggggtCCCTGATACCCCAAGATATCATGTCTGCGTGCAGGGAGCACCATCGATGCATTGGGGTTCCTGCAACCCCAGATGCCATAATGTTGATATGTAGAGCATTACCGGTGCTTCGGGGTTCCAGAAACCCCATGATGATATGTCGGTATGCCGATAGAATCACCCCTGCctcggggtccctaacaccccaagCCATCGGCCATTGCGCCATCTATATAAAAGCGACGCAAACTATTCGTTAACTTACCGACTGTCGGAAGTTcagtcgataagtcggtaaTTTATTGAGTAGTTTCCGCCGCTTTTGTATAGATGACGCAGTAGTCGAACTTTAAAACTAATTCTAGGCGgtcttttcaaaatataagtttgtcaaataattattctaatttttagAGTCTTGTTGTACATATAAATAGCAAAGGTGATTTGCTTACATTTAAATACATAAGAATATGACTTGAGTTATGCATAATTTAGGATTTTTTAACAAGGTGGAAcgctaaattaaaatttgttttattatttttctttttcttggtATAGTACATGTTTATAATATCAATCAATGACTCTTAAGACAATGATCCAAAAAAGTTGTAGAAAGCTTAAGATGTTAACTCTGGAAAGCATCATTCACAGGTTCATCATCGTCCTCATCTTCTTCTCCTTCACTCTCAAATGTGTTATCCGGAATATCATATAATCTTATCATTGGCTTATTTGGatctttcataattaaatattttccatcTTTTTGTTTCATGCAAATATCAATAATACATCTTAAAATACCCCAAGCATTATCCATATTAAGATTGATCTGTGTTGCAAACTCGTTCGGCTTATATTGTTGAGTACCAAGAATTACATGTTTACTAGAATCTCTGACCATTGCTCTGGATACATATCCAAATTTCAATTGATCCGAACCCGCCAGCAGTGCCTGAACAGTCCACTTTGCTAATTTGCATGCATTGTTACGAAGCTCGTTAGCTAATACCGCACCACGCTGAGTATCTAACTTCTGTCTCCATTCAACGCCATTGGCCAATTTCGAATCCCATTCGTTCAAAGCCTTGATTGTTAAGAATTGAGTTTCGTTATTCGGACCTTGCATAACAGCATCATGCTCGCATCTTGCAACAAGCACAATTCCATTATTTAAATCCCATTTTCTATATCGGTATGCAACGCTAGCAACGTcactttcctcttcttcggaAATGAACGGATTACCCTCCTCGAATTTGTGTCTGGGCTCATTCGATTTTAATACTTGCTGAGAAAAGTTATGATTAATGAATGTAGCTTCCAAAGCTAAGTTTCTAGGAGAATTCAGAGAATTTCCATCATCTTGAGGGGGCTCGACACTGGTTTCGTTCACGGTTAACAAATCAAATTCAGTATTATCCCGTTTATCAAAGAACAATTTATCTccaattttttcaattacgaTGTCCCAAGAATAGTTGCTACGAGTGCAACACATTATTGTTGCCAAGATAGCATCCGTAGCATAAACGTTTCCTTCGGTCTTGGAAAGTTTACGAATAATCGGGTCGTCAGTAGTAGTAACGGTATGGAAGATTCTATCAACTCTTTGCAATGGCTTCTCGTTTTTGACATTAACTCTGTCATAAGTTTTATCGTAATATTCGAGAGAACCACAGCATAAGATATCTTCTCCATCTTTTACACCAGGTAAAGATAGTTTCGCTAAACGTGGGAAATCCATTTCTTCGATAGTGACCCAATCTGGTCTTACAGTAACAGATGCATCGCGAATTTTAATTGGTGGTTGATTTTTATGATTACGCAAGCCCTGTTGTCTACCCCAGCGTTTCGTCTGACCTTTACGATCTCTTTCACGGAGCTTGAATTTACCAAGCTGTTGCATTTGGCTCAACGCACCGCGCTGGTTACCACGACCGCGTAAGTTTCTCTGATTATGACGGAAACGACCACCACGTTGATAGGGTGGTTTCTGTACGCGGGTTGTATCAACCAAATGGAAGGTTGTTTCATCTTCATCATGGAAGTATGCATACTGGCTGCCTGAACCAAACTGCGATGTGTACTtatctaaataaaaaaaaatttcattgttaatattttaaaaagtaagTAAAGAATGTCATCTGACATACGTTGAAGCAAAATAAATGGTCTGAAATAactaaagtataaaatatgaataataatttttaacagttacacttatatttatatattatattataaaattttaataattaaaacaatacatat
The genomic region above belongs to Osmia bicornis bicornis chromosome 9, iOsmBic2.1, whole genome shotgun sequence and contains:
- the LOC114873020 gene encoding iron-sulfur cluster assembly 1 homolog, mitochondrial — protein: MASSVIATATVRAIKGRKILATRAALTLTPNAVKKIKELLKDKSKYIGLKVSVKQRGCNGLSYTLDYATDKSKLDEEVVQDGVRIIIDKKAQLSLLGTEMDYVENKLSSEFIFNNPNIKGTCGCGESFSV
- the LOC114873112 gene encoding eukaryotic translation initiation factor 3 subunit D-like; the protein is MRDDVNATEETAQKEEEVAHFQAPAIQHNPDGWGPCELPDQFKDIPYQPFSKGDRLGKISDWTTPAFQDKKFPNKYTSQFGSGSQYAYFHDEDETTFHLVDTTRVQKPPYQRGGRFRHNQRNLRGRGNQRGALSQMQQLGKFKLRERDRKGQTKRWGRQQGLRNHKNQPPIKIRDASVTVRPDWVTIEEMDFPRLAKLSLPGVKDGEDILCCGSLEYYDKTYDRVNVKNEKPLQRVDRIFHTVTTTDDPIIRKLSKTEGNVYATDAILATIMCCTRSNYSWDIVIEKIGDKLFFDKRDNTEFDLLTVNETSVEPPQDDGNSLNSPRNLALEATFINHNFSQQVLKSNEPRHKFEEGNPFISEEEESDVASVAYRYRKWDLNNGIVLVARCEHDAVMQGPNNETQFLTIKALNEWDSKLANGVEWRQKLDTQRGAVLANELRNNACKLAKWTVQALLAGSDQLKFGYVSRAMVRDSSKHVILGTQQYKPNEFATQINLNMDNAWGILRCIIDICMKQKDGKYLIMKDPNKPMIRLYDIPDNTFESEGEEDEDDDEPVNDAFQS